One genomic window of Salvia miltiorrhiza cultivar Shanhuang (shh) chromosome 4, IMPLAD_Smil_shh, whole genome shotgun sequence includes the following:
- the LOC131021325 gene encoding uncharacterized protein LOC131021325: MALSRILSPSLPRSSLAHPTALLTAHRHRSTKSHRAQLVEIDAEQPDSPEATAEVIAFGIRKLEDAIHSIIVRRAAPDWLPFLPGYSYWVPPRASSSSPFNTDQPAGTMMEVIGKLASSDMVMYRGPAADVLSDDEQKAFSSSKGWPSSAFYLQETSPVHPIPVVKLEMKIQDKDEQVKSRSDSEDEEG, from the exons ATGGCCTTGTCTCGAATTCTCTCCCCATCCCTCCCCCGATCCTCCCTCGCCCACCCCACAGCCCTGCTCACCGCCCATCGCCACCGCTCCACCAAATCCCACCGCGCTCAGCTCGTTGAAATCGACGCCGAACAGCCCGATTCCCCGGAGGCCACCGCCGAGGTCATCGCCTTCGGCATCCGGAAGCTCGAGGACGCCATCCACAGCATTATCGTGCGCCGTGCTGCGCCCGATTGGCTCCCTTTCCTCCCCGGCTACTCCTACTGGGTCCCGCCCCgcgcctcctcctcctcccccTTCAACACCGACCAACCCGCCGGCACCATGATGGAGGTCATAGGAAAATTGGCTTCCTCGGATATGGTAATGTATCGGGGCCCCGCGGCCGATGTGTTGTCCGACGATGAACAGAAGGCCTTCAGTTCGTCCAAGGGCTGGCCCTCCTCCGCTTTTTATCTCCAAG AGACTTCACCAGTTCATCCAATTCCTGTGGTAAAATTAGAGATGAAGATCCAAGATAAAGACGAACAAGTGAAAAGCCGATCCGACTCTGAGGATGAGGAAGGATGA